The genomic interval GCGAGACCGAAAGCCGGCCATAAGCCCTCGCCCTGCTGGACACCGTCCGGACAGGCTCCGCCTTGGTTGCTCCCGGCAACAGATGAAAGACTGATGCCATGGACTTTTCGACCCGGTATGTAGCGCTCGGCGATTCCTTCACGGAAGGGGTCGGGGATGACGATCCCAGCCGCCCCAACGGCGTTCGCGGCTGGGCGGATCGCGTGGCGGAGCAGCTGGGCACGGCGGATCCCGGCTTCGGCTACGCCAACCTGGCCATCCGCGGCAGGAAGCTCCGCCAGATCATGGCGGAACAGGTGGACGCCGCCGTCGACCTTAACCCCACGCTGGTGACCATTTACGCAGGTGCCAACGACATTCTGCGGCCCAAGATCGACATCGACGATCTGCTGGCGGAGTACGACGCCGGCATCCGCAAGCTGGCGGCCACCGGCGCCACAGTGGTGATGTTCACCGGCTTCGACGCGCGCGGCTCGAAGGTCTTCAGCACTATGCGCGGCCGCACCGCCATCTACAACGAACTGGTCCGCGGAATTGCCGGGGACCATGGAGCGCTGCTGGTGGATTACTGGCGCTTCAACGAGTACTACGACTGGGGCATGTGGGCCCAGGACCGGATGCACATGTCCGCTGCCGGGCACGCCAACATGGCCAAACGCGTCCTCACCGTCCTGGAGCACGACCACTCGATCGAAGTCCCGCCCATGACCCCCGTGCCCGAACTGAACCGGGCCGAAGCCCTCCGCGCCAACGCCCGCTGGGTCCGCGAATTCGCCGGCCCGTGGGTGGTCCGCCGCGTCACGGGCAAGTCCTCGGGTGACGGACTGGAGCCCAAGTACGCCCAGCTCACGCGCCTCTGAGGCAACGCCCCCTTATACACCGTCCGAGCACGGATTGGTCTTTAATTGCGTGAACTCGTAGACTTGGTGAGCGCTAAGTGCGCGGAGCGTGCGCAATTGCTCCGGTGGCCCGGTAATTTTCTCCAGGGTAGCCGGTAGTTAGGGGCTCAAGTTGCGCTACTAACCGTTCACCCTGATCACTTTG from Pseudarthrobacter sp. SSS035 carries:
- a CDS encoding SGNH/GDSL hydrolase family protein, which encodes MDFSTRYVALGDSFTEGVGDDDPSRPNGVRGWADRVAEQLGTADPGFGYANLAIRGRKLRQIMAEQVDAAVDLNPTLVTIYAGANDILRPKIDIDDLLAEYDAGIRKLAATGATVVMFTGFDARGSKVFSTMRGRTAIYNELVRGIAGDHGALLVDYWRFNEYYDWGMWAQDRMHMSAAGHANMAKRVLTVLEHDHSIEVPPMTPVPELNRAEALRANARWVREFAGPWVVRRVTGKSSGDGLEPKYAQLTRL